The genomic window TCTCGCCATGGTCGAACTGACCTTGAAGCGCATGGCCGCCGGCGGCATCTGCGATCAGGCCGGCGGCGGCTTTCACCGCTACGCCACGGACACGGCGTGGCAGGTGCCGCACTTCGAGAAGATGCTCTACGACAACGCCCTCCTTACCTTCAGCTACCTCGAAGGATTCCAGGCAACCGGGGATAACGCCTTCGCCGCCGTGGCGCGGGACATCCTGCACTACCTGGAACGCGACATGCTCGCTCCCGGCGGCGCCTTTTACAGCGCGACCGACGCGGACAGTCTGAACGCCGACGGGCATCGCGAAGAAGGGGCGTATTTCACCTGGACCCCGGACGAACTTGAGGAAAGCCTTGGAAAGGAGCGCGGCCTCCTCGCTGCGTACTGCTTCGGGGTGACCGCGGGTGGGAACTTCGAAGGGCGCAGCATCCTGCACAGGGACAAGGAACTCCCGGAACTCGCCAGGGAGCTGAAGATTCCCGAGAAGGAGCTGGCGTTGACGCTGGCCGATTGCCGGGAGGCGCTCTACCGCGCACGCAACAAGCGGCCGCTCCCCTTGCGGGACGAGAAGCTCCTCGCCTCATGGAACGGGCTCGCGATCTCCGCCTTCGCACGCGGCGGGTTGCTCCTGGACAACCCGGAACTGGTACGGAACGCGGAAAAGGGGGCCGGATTCGTGCTCGAGCAGATGACCGGCAACGGCCGGCTGAGCCACAGTTTTCAGGAAGGTCAGGCGAAAGGTGAAGGGTTCCTCGACGACTACGCCTTTTTCATCGCGGCGCTCATCGACCTTTTCGAGGCGGGGGGCAATCCGCGCTGGATCGAGCGGGCGCTCGAGCTCACGGCAGCGGTGCGGGAGGATTTCGAGGACAGGGAACGAGGGGGCTTCTACATGACCGGCCCGCGCCACGAGGCGCTCATCTCCAGGGAGAAACCGGCGTACGACGGGGTGGTTCCCTCGGGAAACTCGGTGATGGTGATGAACCTCCTGCGGCTGCACACGATGACCGGCGACGCCGCCTTGCTCGAAGGGGCGCGCCGGGCGCTGGACGCCTTCACGACGCAGCTCGAGAACGCGCCGACCGCCCTCTCCGAAATGCTGCTCGCGGTGGACTATCTGCGGCAAACGCCCAAGGAAATCGTGATCGTAGCACCGCGGGACAGGCCCGAGGCCGCGGCCCCATTGCTCGCCGCGCTCAGGCGGGCCTTCGTCCCGAACCGGGTGGCTATCATTACATGCGAGGGGGAAGATTTCGAGCGGGCGGCGCGGCTCGTGCCGCTTCTGGAGGGAAAGAAGGCGCAAGGGGATCAGGCGGTGGCGTATCTATGCGAGAACCGTAGCTGCCGCCGTCCCACGAGCGACCCGGAAGATTTCTACCGGCAAATCGCCCAAGGGTAGGTCAACCCTTCTTCCAGTACGGCGCCTTGACCGGCATGATCCAGCGCACCCCGCCCCTTGGGTCCTCGGTGTCCCCCGAGTACCTCGGGATCAGGTGGATGTGCAGATGCATCACGGTCTGCCCGGCTGCAACGCCGTCGTTGATGCCTACGTTGAAGGCGTCCGGGCTCCGCTTAGCGATGAGGTGCTCGCGTACCCGCCCGAGCAACTCCCAAAGCGCCGCCAGCTCTTCGCCCGTTATCTCGAAGAACGAGTCCACGTGCCGTCTGGGCACGACGAGGGCGTGCCCGGGAGTCACCGGGAAACGGTCGTAGAAGGCTATGGCATGGTCGTTCTCGAGGAGGATTTCGGCGGGGTCGAGGGTGCAGAAGGGACAGGCGTTTTTTTCGGGCATAGGCATGTGATTAAAAGAGGGGAAGCCCCCCGGCAGGTGCGTGAACGCCACTGCCGAGGGAGCGTTTTTTAGATGAATTCTACGTTACTGGCTGCCTGGGTCATCACGAACACCTTCTCGTTGTTGCTGTCCGGATCGCAGGGAAAGACGATGAAGGTCGCCCGCGCCGGTGAAAACCCCTGGGTGTAGCCGACCACGGTTTCGCCGTCCTTGAAGGAGACCCGGATCTTCTTCCCCATGCCGACCCGTTCCACGTCCAGCCGCTCCTGGTACTCCGATCTTCCTTCGAAGCTCTTGACGAAGAAGATCGCCTTCAGCTCCGCAACGTTGATTTCGTGCCGTTTCCCGCTTCCCGCTTCGGTCAGGTGGAAAAGCTCCTTGTTGGCGGCCAGGTCCTCGGTAGTCCCCTTGGCGAGCCTGCCGTCGGCATAACGCACCACGATCTTAGCTATCACTCCGGATTCTCCTTCCTCTGCGGCAACTGTCAGAATTCACATTAAAGCAGTGTCGGTTATCCTACTACCATAAAATTCGAATAATTTGAAGAAGTTTTGAAAACGGGCGCCGCCACTCTTCCGACTGTCATCGCACTACAACCAGTGACGCGGGTAGGAGCGGTGGTAAACGACGTTGTTGGTCATGCAGGCGACCGCCAGCAGGATCAAAACCCCGGTGAGCACCGGAAGGAACACGAAACCGAAACCGGCAGCACCCTGAACGCCGATGAGCGCGGTGGCGCCTCCGGGGGGGTGCGTGGTGTGGGTAAGGTTCATTAGAAAGATGGAGATCCCGACCGCGAGCGACATGGTAAGCGGTGTCGAGCCCAAAAGAGCGACCACGCCCACCGCAACGAGCGCGGAGAGGAGATGTCCCCCCACCAGGTTGCGCGGCTGTGCGAGCGGCGAGTCGTTTGCCCCGAAGAGGAGCACGGCCGAGGCGCCGAGCGAACCGATGAGGAGCGGGTGCCCGAGGAGTCTCGTCACCTCCGCGATGGCCAAAAGCCCTGCGGAGGAGCTGACAAAACTCCAGAAGGCGTAGCGCAGTGTCATCGGAGCCCGTACCCCCCTGATCGGTGCGCGACACCGCCTCGGGACCCTTGCCAGTCTCTTGCGGATGGCGACGTTGCGTCGCATCACCACCGAGAGGCGTCGTTTCATGAAGTGTTTTCCTCCTTAAGGGATAAAAAAAGGGGCAGGGGTTTCCCCCTGCCCCCGGCAGTGCGGGTTATTTACCCGCGAAGGGGTCCTTGATCTCGTTCTCGGGCTTGAACATGAGCTTCTTCGCGCCACGGTTGTTGACGTACTTGGTGAGTTCAAGGTCGACCTTGGCCGGCACGTCCACACCGGCCTTCGCCAGCATCTCCCTCAACAACTTGTCGGCGGCGGCCGCATGCGTCGAGGCGTCGGTCAACACACGCTGCGCCTCGGACGGGTTGTGGAAGCCGATCGAGTTCTCTGCGCCGATGAAGATGACGCGGTAGAACGCCTCCTCGTAGTGGTCCCTCGCCGCGGCGTAAAGCTTCTGGTCCGGGGTCTTGCCGAAGGACTGCGCCTTGTTCGCCATCTCGAAGAGTTTCGCGACGGTTGCCGTGGCGTAGCCGGCGCGGATGTACTGCGACATGACCTTGTCCTGGATGGCGTAGACCTTCTCGCGCATCTTTTCGGGGGACTCTTCGTGGCACTGCTTGCAGGCCTTCAGGTCGTTCTTCAGCGGGCTCATGATACGGTGGTCGGAGACCTTCTGCCCGTTCACCTCGGTCGAGGGCATGTGACAGTCGGCGCAGGTCACACCCGCCTGCCAGTGCACGCTGTTGTTGGAGAAGAGCTCGAACTCGGGGTGGCGGATGAAGACGAGCTTGAAGCCGGTGACGCTCTGGGTCCACTCGCCGCTCGGCTTGTTGCTCCTAAGCTTCTTGATGATGTTCTCGATGGTGATGCCGCCCCACTTGCTCCCCTCCCACGGGAAGAAGACGTCGGTCGACTTCATGTGCTCATCCTTCGGGATGCTGTAGGTGACGTGGCACTGGGCGCAAGCCAGGGTGCGCATATCCTGCTGGGTGAGCTTGGACTGGTCCACACCGAGCTTCTCAAGCCCCTTGCCGAGGGTGAAGCCGCGGGAGATCTTGAGGGTCATGGTGCGGTTGTCGTGACAGTCGATGCAGGAAACGCCCAGCGTCTGGTTCTCCTTTGGGATCTTGCCGCGAATCTCCTGGTAGGGTTTCGCAAAGTAGTCCCTGCCGAGCTGCCCCGCGAGCGCCGGAGCGTAAGGGGTCTTGCAGGTCAGACAGGAGCCCCCCGCCTTGTAGCGCCCCGGGTCGACGTCGAGCTGGTCCTGAATCATGTAGTAATGGCCGCGCGGCTCCTTGTACTCGGAACCGAAGGCCCAGCCGTTGTAAAGGAGCGCGAGGAACGGGTACTCGTCAAGCTTGTCCGGGTTTTCCTCCCCAACATCCCACCCCTTCTTGTACCTGCTCTTACCTGCCGGGGTCGGTTCTGAGGTCTGTTTCCAGAGCTGGTACTGTTTCGGGTAGAGCTTGCCCCACTCGGCCGGATCGACGGCGCCATCGGCGATCGCCGGGCGTGCATCGGTGACGTCGACCTTCTTCGCTGAGCAGCCGAATCCGGCCAGTGCCAGTCCCGCAACTGCCGTGACGAGACATCCTCGCAGCATCTTCATTACGTTCTCCTGTCGTTGTGATTTTCCCCCGGCAGCGCGGCCGCAGGAGGGTAACGGATACGGTAAGAAGAGCAGCGAACGTGCCAAACTGACACGTTCTCGTAAGATGCGGATGTTGCGATGGATGCGCAGCGGGAGCCCCGGTCGGGGCGTTGCAGGTGGGTAACACGGCGTTACCTAGCGGTAACGCTTCATCTTCTTCCAGAGGGTCTTGCGGGAGATCCCCAGAAGCCGGGCAGCCTCGGTGCGGCTGTCGCCCGCCGCCGCGAGCGCCTGCTCGATCAGCTCGGCCTCCCGGTCGTCCAGGCGCTCGGCGAGCAACGATCCCTTTTCCGCCCGGGATGGGCGCTGAGTTCCCGGCGCCTCCGCACTCCCCCTCAACTCGGGAGGAAGGTCTTCGACGCCGAGGGTATCGCCGCTGCAGAGCGCGGAAGCACGTTCCATGGCGTTTTTAAGCTCCCTCACGTTGCCGGGGTAGCGGTGCGCGAGCAGGACCTCCTTCGCCTCCCGGGAGAGCCTGAGCGCCGGGCGCCCCATCTCCCTGCCGAAACGTTTCAGGAAAAGACCCGCCAGGGGGAGGA from Geomonas ferrireducens includes these protein-coding regions:
- a CDS encoding ammonia-forming cytochrome c nitrite reductase subunit c552 — protein: MKMLRGCLVTAVAGLALAGFGCSAKKVDVTDARPAIADGAVDPAEWGKLYPKQYQLWKQTSEPTPAGKSRYKKGWDVGEENPDKLDEYPFLALLYNGWAFGSEYKEPRGHYYMIQDQLDVDPGRYKAGGSCLTCKTPYAPALAGQLGRDYFAKPYQEIRGKIPKENQTLGVSCIDCHDNRTMTLKISRGFTLGKGLEKLGVDQSKLTQQDMRTLACAQCHVTYSIPKDEHMKSTDVFFPWEGSKWGGITIENIIKKLRSNKPSGEWTQSVTGFKLVFIRHPEFELFSNNSVHWQAGVTCADCHMPSTEVNGQKVSDHRIMSPLKNDLKACKQCHEESPEKMREKVYAIQDKVMSQYIRAGYATATVAKLFEMANKAQSFGKTPDQKLYAAARDHYEEAFYRVIFIGAENSIGFHNPSEAQRVLTDASTHAAAADKLLREMLAKAGVDVPAKVDLELTKYVNNRGAKKLMFKPENEIKDPFAGK
- a CDS encoding DUF6982 domain-containing protein, with the protein product MIAKIVVRYADGRLAKGTTEDLAANKELFHLTEAGSGKRHEINVAELKAIFFVKSFEGRSEYQERLDVERVGMGKKIRVSFKDGETVVGYTQGFSPARATFIVFPCDPDSNNEKVFVMTQAASNVEFI
- a CDS encoding thioredoxin domain-containing protein → MSTLADHYQPLPGTEELPTPPLEAIELLRLRRAPAYRPRTRHLLPGGWAKYTNRLFLETSPYLLQHAHNPVNWFPWGDEAFELAQRLNRPVLVSIGYATCHWCHVMEELSFEDEAIAEYLNRNFIAIKVDREERPDVDTVYMTAVHAMGLQGGWPLNVFTAPDRRPFYGGTYFPPEDYPGGLGFMSLLRRIRESFDAAPDRVARAGLQLTEAIRNMLAPPEGEPSRQELSLERAVTLYRDRFDERSGGLTGAPKFPSSLPLRLLLRHYKNSGDKSFLAMVELTLKRMAAGGICDQAGGGFHRYATDTAWQVPHFEKMLYDNALLTFSYLEGFQATGDNAFAAVARDILHYLERDMLAPGGAFYSATDADSLNADGHREEGAYFTWTPDELEESLGKERGLLAAYCFGVTAGGNFEGRSILHRDKELPELARELKIPEKELALTLADCREALYRARNKRPLPLRDEKLLASWNGLAISAFARGGLLLDNPELVRNAEKGAGFVLEQMTGNGRLSHSFQEGQAKGEGFLDDYAFFIAALIDLFEAGGNPRWIERALELTAAVREDFEDRERGGFYMTGPRHEALISREKPAYDGVVPSGNSVMVMNLLRLHTMTGDAALLEGARRALDAFTTQLENAPTALSEMLLAVDYLRQTPKEIVIVAPRDRPEAAAPLLAALRRAFVPNRVAIITCEGEDFERAARLVPLLEGKKAQGDQAVAYLCENRSCRRPTSDPEDFYRQIAQG
- a CDS encoding HPP family protein, yielding MKRRLSVVMRRNVAIRKRLARVPRRCRAPIRGVRAPMTLRYAFWSFVSSSAGLLAIAEVTRLLGHPLLIGSLGASAVLLFGANDSPLAQPRNLVGGHLLSALVAVGVVALLGSTPLTMSLAVGISIFLMNLTHTTHPPGGATALIGVQGAAGFGFVFLPVLTGVLILLAVACMTNNVVYHRSYPRHWL
- a CDS encoding HIT family protein translates to MPEKNACPFCTLDPAEILLENDHAIAFYDRFPVTPGHALVVPRRHVDSFFEITGEELAALWELLGRVREHLIAKRSPDAFNVGINDGVAAGQTVMHLHIHLIPRYSGDTEDPRGGVRWIMPVKAPYWKKG